In the genome of Streptomyces violaceoruber, the window GCGCTCGGCGGCGTACTCGGCGGCGGTGCCCAGCCGCCGGGCGGCCGTCGCGTCGGCCTCCTCGGCACTCTGCTCGGTGCCGCCGCCGGGGAAGACCCGGACGTAGGGGGCGCCCAGGTCGCGGGCGAGGTCCAGCAGGCCGCGGATCTCGGCGAGGACCGGTTCGTCATCGCCGGGCGCGGCGACCCGCGCGTACCCCGCGAGCCCCAGCGGCTCGACCCCGGCCGCTCTGAACTCCGCCGCCACCGCGGCCCGTTCGTCCGGACCCAGGCCGGGATGGACCGGTTCCTCCGGGTGGGCGCGCAACTCGACACCGTGGTAGCCGTGCGTGGTCGCGAGCCCCAGCACGTCGGTCAGGGGCAGTCCGGGAACACCGAGAGTGGAGAACGCCAGCTTCATGCCCACGGAGCGTACCCGCGATCATGCGGTTCACCTGTCGACGCGGGCCGGTATTCTCAGCCCGCACCCATGAGGACGCCGGCCGCCACCATCAGCCCGTCCGGCGCTTGAGGACGAGGCCGTCCAGGCCGAAGCGGGGGTCCGGGGGCGGCAGCCCCCAGCAACGCCCGCCCCGACGCGGGCCACCGCGAGACCGGCGGTCCGTTCAGGACCGCGGCCCTCCGGAGGACCCCCGCACCATCAACTCCCCCCGCACCGTCGCGATCCCGCCCACCGGCGCGTCCTCCCGCCCCATCGCGACCCGCCCCGCCCGCGCCCCCGCCTCCGCCAGCGGCAGCCGGACCGTCGTCAGCGCGGGCACCGCGTCGATGCTGAACGGCAGGTCGTCGAAGCCGGCCACGGACACGTCGTCCGGGATCCGCAGCCCCGAGTCGCGCAGCGCCGCGCAGGCGCCCAGCGCGACGGTGTCGTTCGCGGCGACGACCGCGGTCAGCGTCGGGTCCCTGCGCAGCAGTTCCAGCGTCGCCTCGTAACCGGCCTCCCGGTCGTAGCGGCCGTGGACGGTCCAGCGGGGGTCCTCCTCGATGCCGTGCGCGGCGAGCGCGGTGCGGTGCCCCTCCAGCCGGTGCCGCGTCGTGGTCCGTTCCTCCGGACCCGCGATGTAGCCGAGCCGCCGGTGCCCGAGCCCGATCAGGTGCTCGGTCAGCTCCCGGCCGCCCCCGCGGTTGTCGAAGGTGAGCGCGATCGCCCCGGTGTCCGGCGCCGGCGGCCGTCCGCACAGCACCACCCGCGTCCCGGCCTCGACGAGCCTGCGCAGCTTCGCCGCCACGGCCGCCTGGTGGGTCTCGTCCTCCATCGCGCCGCCGGTCAGCACGACCGCCGCCGCCCGCTGGCGCTGCAGCAGCGTGAGGTAGGTCAGCTCGCGCTCCGGGGTGCCGCCGGTGTTGCAGACCACGGCGAGTCTCTCGCCGCCCGCTCTGCCGCCGGGCCCGCCGATCTCGGACTGGACGGCGCCGGCCATGATGCCGAAGAACGGGTCGGCGATGTCGTTGACGAGGATGCCCACCAGGTCGGACGTGGCCGCCGCCAGCGCGCTCGCGGGGCCGTTGAGCACGTAGTCCAGCTCGTCGACGGCCTTGAGCACCCGCTCCCGGGTGGAGGCGGCCACCGGATAGTTGCCGTTCAGCACGCGCGACACCGTCGCGGGGGAGACCTGGGCGCGGGCCGCCACGTCCGCCAGTGTCACCGTCATGTCCTCGTCCTCCGCATCGCGCGTGTGCCGAACGCCGTCCCGGGTGACCTTACGGCCACCGCCCGCCGACGTTCGCCCCCTCGAACAACTCGCCCCGGCCGCGGTCTTGTCCAGACCACCGGTCACAGGCTAGCTTCGTTCTACATAGAAAGCGCTTGCTGTACGGCTCGAGCTCGATCCGCGGCTTGCGGCATGGCTCGTACGAAGGGAATGACGTGACACGCAAGACGGTGCGTATCGCCATGAACGGTGTGACCGGGCGCATGGGCTACCGCCAGCACCTCGTCCGCTCCATCCTGGCCCTGCGCGAACAGGGCGGCCTCGACCTCGGCGACGGCACCGTGCTGTGGCCGGAGCCGGTCCTGGTCGGCCGCCGCGAGCACGCGCTCAGGGCGCTGGCCGATCGCCACGGACTCGACCACATCTCCACCGACCTCGACGCGGTCCTCGCCGACGACGGCATCGACGTCTACTTCGACGCCCAGGTGACCTCGGCCCGCGAGGAGGCGATCAGGAAGGCGATCGCCGCGGGCAAGCACATCTACACCGAGAAGCCCACCGCCACCGGCCTGGACGGCGCCCTGGAACTCGCCCGCCTCGCCCGTGCCAAGGGCATCAAGCACGGCGTCGTCCAGGACAAGCTGTTCCTGCCCGGCCTGCTCAAGCTGAAGCGCCTCATCGACGGCGGCTTCTTCGGCCGGATCCTGTCCGTGCGCGGCGAGTTCGGCTACTGGGTCTTCGAGGGCGACTGGCAGGAGGCGCAGCGCCCGTCCTGGAACTACCGCAGCGAGGACGGCGGCGGCATCGTCGTCGACATGTTCCCGCACTGGGAGTA includes:
- a CDS encoding sugar phosphate isomerase/epimerase family protein; the encoded protein is MKLAFSTLGVPGLPLTDVLGLATTHGYHGVELRAHPEEPVHPGLGPDERAAVAAEFRAAGVEPLGLAGYARVAAPGDDEPVLAEIRGLLDLARDLGAPYVRVFPGGGTEQSAEEADATAARRLGTAAEYAAERGVSILLETHDSHRTGADAMRVLGPVGHLRAGALWDVMHTWLGGEQPSETYAALAPHLGYVQVKDIASAEDTTPLALGAGVLPLTEVVDVLSRHGWDGWLCWEYEKRWYEAAAPLPELLGTGREHLARLLTDAA
- a CDS encoding LacI family DNA-binding transcriptional regulator — translated: MTVTLADVAARAQVSPATVSRVLNGNYPVAASTRERVLKAVDELDYVLNGPASALAAATSDLVGILVNDIADPFFGIMAGAVQSEIGGPGGRAGGERLAVVCNTGGTPERELTYLTLLQRQRAAAVVLTGGAMEDETHQAAVAAKLRRLVEAGTRVVLCGRPPAPDTGAIALTFDNRGGGRELTEHLIGLGHRRLGYIAGPEERTTTRHRLEGHRTALAAHGIEEDPRWTVHGRYDREAGYEATLELLRRDPTLTAVVAANDTVALGACAALRDSGLRIPDDVSVAGFDDLPFSIDAVPALTTVRLPLAEAGARAGRVAMGREDAPVGGIATVRGELMVRGSSGGPRS
- a CDS encoding Gfo/Idh/MocA family protein — encoded protein: MTRKTVRIAMNGVTGRMGYRQHLVRSILALREQGGLDLGDGTVLWPEPVLVGRREHALRALADRHGLDHISTDLDAVLADDGIDVYFDAQVTSAREEAIRKAIAAGKHIYTEKPTATGLDGALELARLARAKGIKHGVVQDKLFLPGLLKLKRLIDGGFFGRILSVRGEFGYWVFEGDWQEAQRPSWNYRSEDGGGIVVDMFPHWEYVLHELFGRVRSVQALTATHIPERWDEKGKPYDATADDAAYGVFELDGGAIAQINSSWAVRVNRDELVEFQVDGTEGSAVAGLRGCRVQHRSATPKPVWNPDIPATEVFRDQWQEVPDNGEFDNGFKAQWELFLKHVYADAPYQWDLLAGARGVQLAELGLRSSAEGRRLDVPEIAL